One Streptomyces fagopyri DNA window includes the following coding sequences:
- a CDS encoding class I adenylate-forming enzyme family protein, with protein MADEHEPHPAEVGGGPVTTYADRPWVGLLSDAQNAPVNPADSLVHALRAAVRDVPDRTALAYFDGRLSYREVDELSDSVAGHLAARGLERGDRVAILLQNSPHFVLALLGAWKAGATVVPVNPMYKSGEVRHVLHDADVRALVCSDRAWESYLRETAADSTVSIVLTGCELDFQTRDDTRVLTFGRLPRAADADDLGTVAAQGHKAPEGRDAGPSDIALISYTSGTSGTPKGATNTHGNIMYNAERQRTGLALPEAPVYFAMAPLFHITGMVCQLAACLNSEGTLVLAYRFEAGVVLDAFAEHRPLYTVGPSTAFMALAAHPSVTPDHFSSFVNISSGGAPLPPALVEKFRAGFGPYIRNGYGLTECTAPCASVPPGREAPVDPVSGTLAVGLPGPDSVVRIVDEQGREVPFGEQGEILVRGPQVVPGYWRRPEATAETFPDGELRTGDIGFMDPQGWLYVVDRKKDMINASGFKVWPREVEDVLYTHPAVREAAVVGIPDGYRGETVKAYISLRPGAEEDPDALAAYCKERLAAYKYPRYVEILPDLPKTASGKILRRELRTRSQGPE; from the coding sequence CTGGCTGACGAACATGAACCACATCCAGCAGAAGTGGGAGGCGGGCCGGTGACCACCTATGCGGACCGCCCCTGGGTGGGCCTCCTCAGCGACGCGCAGAACGCGCCCGTGAATCCCGCCGACTCCCTGGTGCACGCTCTGCGCGCGGCCGTGCGGGACGTTCCGGACCGCACCGCGCTCGCCTACTTCGACGGCCGGCTGAGCTACCGCGAGGTGGACGAGCTGAGCGACTCGGTCGCCGGGCACCTCGCCGCCCGCGGTCTGGAGCGCGGCGACCGGGTCGCGATCCTGCTGCAGAACTCCCCGCACTTCGTGCTCGCGCTGCTCGGGGCCTGGAAGGCCGGCGCGACCGTCGTGCCGGTCAACCCCATGTACAAGTCGGGCGAGGTACGCCACGTCCTGCACGACGCGGACGTACGCGCCCTGGTCTGCTCCGACCGGGCGTGGGAGTCGTATCTGCGCGAGACGGCGGCCGACTCGACCGTGAGCATCGTCCTCACCGGCTGCGAACTGGACTTCCAGACCCGCGACGACACGCGGGTGCTGACCTTCGGGCGGCTTCCGCGGGCCGCCGACGCCGACGACCTCGGGACGGTCGCCGCGCAGGGGCACAAGGCCCCCGAGGGCCGCGACGCGGGCCCCTCGGACATCGCGCTGATCAGCTACACCTCCGGTACCAGCGGGACACCCAAGGGCGCCACCAACACGCACGGCAACATCATGTACAACGCCGAGCGGCAGCGGACCGGTCTCGCCCTGCCCGAGGCGCCGGTGTACTTCGCGATGGCGCCCCTGTTCCACATCACCGGCATGGTCTGCCAGCTCGCCGCCTGCCTCAACAGCGAGGGCACACTGGTCCTCGCCTACCGCTTCGAGGCGGGGGTCGTGCTCGACGCGTTCGCCGAGCACCGGCCGCTCTACACCGTCGGCCCCTCGACCGCCTTCATGGCCCTGGCCGCCCATCCGTCCGTCACGCCGGACCACTTCTCGTCCTTCGTGAACATCTCCTCCGGCGGCGCGCCCCTGCCGCCGGCCCTGGTGGAGAAGTTCCGCGCCGGATTCGGGCCCTACATCCGCAACGGCTACGGGCTCACCGAGTGCACCGCGCCGTGCGCCTCCGTACCGCCGGGCCGGGAAGCCCCCGTCGACCCGGTCTCGGGCACGCTGGCCGTCGGTCTGCCGGGCCCGGACAGCGTCGTACGCATCGTCGACGAGCAGGGCCGGGAGGTCCCGTTCGGGGAACAGGGCGAGATCCTCGTCAGGGGACCGCAGGTCGTGCCCGGATACTGGCGGCGCCCCGAGGCGACCGCCGAGACCTTCCCGGACGGGGAGCTGCGCACCGGCGACATCGGATTCATGGACCCGCAGGGCTGGCTCTACGTCGTCGACCGCAAGAAGGACATGATCAACGCGTCCGGCTTCAAGGTGTGGCCCCGCGAGGTCGAGGACGTCCTCTACACCCACCCGGCGGTCCGCGAGGCGGCCGTCGTCGGCATCCCCGACGGCTACCGCGGCGAGACCGTGAAGGCCTACATCAGCCTGCGGCCGGGCGCCGAGGAGGACCCCGACGCGCTCGCCGCGTACTGCAAGGAGAGACTGGCCGCCTACAAGTATCCGAGGTACGTGGAGATCCTGCCCGACCTGCCGAAGACGGCGAGTGGGAAGATCCTCCGTCGGGAACTGCGTACGCGCTCGCAGGGCCCGGAGTAG
- a CDS encoding penicillin acylase family protein encodes MPRCTPRTTLDRLRTPRRFPKFLKAVSICVLVAGLLTPVTQAAAAGGTAGIAANDYCGGRCSDILPPGENGNATLAQILLNQVFGTQPDHAEDQLGPYSNLAAGYSTLTDDKINTFFNDASFGVASDQVASTTRPGGRTDVTIVRDKKSGVPHITGTTRYGTEYGAGFAAAQDRLWLMDVFRHVGRGQLTSFAGGAPSNQGLEQEFWRNAPYTEADLQAQIDSATANAGARGTQALADANAYLDGINAYIDASDSGRYFPGEYVLTGHKDAITNAGTIDHFKLTDLVALASVIGALFGSGGGGEVNNALSLLAAQSQYGVTEGTRVWESFRERNDPEAVLTVHNGESFPYATKPDTAQGEALPDAGSVAQEPLVYDRTGSAGTAKATGASATAAATTLTSAKRGMSNALVVSGEATASGHPIAVFGPQTGYFAPQLLMLQEIQGPGLSARGASFAGLSMYVELGRGQDYSWSATTSGQDIIDTYAVELCQDDFHYLYHGTCTAMDKVERSNSWKPTTADGTAAGSYRMQVYRTKYGPVEYRATVGGKKVAYTTLRSSYMHEADSIIGFQMLNDPDYVKSPATFQSAVQHINYTFNWFYADSAHTAYYNSGDNPVRASGVDAEFPVWAQAPYEWQNWDPATNTAAYTPASAHPNSTDQDYYISWNNKQAKDYTTAPWGDGSVHRGNLLEDRVKKLVAAGGVTRSSLTRAMADAALADLRAEDVLPKLLQVVRSSPVTDTTAAAAVTKLSDWVTAGARRKETSAGSKTYGNADAIRILDAWWPLLVKAEFTPGLGTDLYTAFTANLPVDESPSAAHGPTGAHAGSSFQYGWWSYVDKDIRAVLGRPVQGGLAQKYCGGGSLSACRDILISTLKTASGLTAAQVYPGDDQCSAGDQWCADSIVQRALGGIKHGRITWQNRPTYQQVVEYTSHR; translated from the coding sequence ATGCCACGGTGCACCCCACGTACCACCCTCGACAGACTGAGAACTCCCCGCAGATTCCCCAAGTTCCTGAAGGCCGTATCCATCTGCGTCCTGGTCGCCGGCCTGCTGACCCCGGTGACCCAGGCCGCCGCGGCCGGCGGTACGGCCGGGATCGCCGCGAACGACTACTGCGGCGGTCGGTGTTCCGACATCCTTCCGCCCGGTGAGAACGGCAACGCGACCCTCGCCCAGATCCTCCTCAACCAGGTCTTCGGCACCCAGCCCGACCATGCCGAGGACCAGCTCGGCCCCTACAGCAACCTCGCCGCGGGCTACTCCACGCTCACCGACGACAAGATCAACACCTTCTTCAACGACGCGTCGTTCGGTGTCGCCTCCGACCAGGTCGCCTCGACCACCAGGCCGGGCGGCCGCACTGACGTGACGATCGTGCGTGACAAGAAGTCCGGTGTGCCCCACATCACAGGTACTACCCGCTACGGCACCGAGTACGGCGCCGGATTCGCCGCGGCCCAGGACCGGCTGTGGCTGATGGACGTCTTCCGGCACGTCGGCCGCGGCCAACTGACGTCCTTCGCGGGCGGTGCCCCCTCCAACCAGGGCCTGGAGCAGGAGTTCTGGCGCAACGCGCCCTACACCGAGGCCGATCTTCAGGCGCAGATCGACAGCGCCACCGCCAACGCCGGAGCCCGCGGCACCCAGGCCCTCGCGGACGCCAACGCCTACCTCGACGGCATCAACGCCTACATCGACGCCTCCGACAGCGGCCGCTACTTCCCCGGCGAGTACGTCCTGACCGGTCACAAGGACGCCATCACCAACGCCGGCACGATCGACCACTTCAAACTCACCGACCTGGTCGCGCTGGCCTCCGTGATCGGCGCGCTGTTCGGCTCAGGAGGCGGCGGCGAGGTCAACAACGCGCTCTCGCTGCTCGCCGCGCAGTCCCAGTACGGCGTGACCGAGGGCACCAGGGTCTGGGAGTCCTTCCGCGAGCGCAACGACCCCGAGGCCGTGCTCACCGTCCACAACGGCGAGAGCTTCCCGTACGCCACCAAGCCCGACACCGCGCAGGGCGAGGCGCTGCCCGACGCGGGTTCGGTGGCCCAGGAGCCGCTGGTCTACGACCGCACCGGCAGCGCCGGCACCGCCAAGGCGACCGGTGCCTCGGCCACGGCGGCCGCGACGACCCTCACCTCGGCCAAGCGCGGGATGTCCAACGCCCTCGTGGTGAGCGGCGAGGCCACCGCCAGCGGCCACCCGATCGCCGTCTTCGGCCCGCAGACCGGCTACTTCGCCCCACAGCTCCTCATGCTCCAGGAGATCCAGGGCCCGGGTCTCAGCGCCCGCGGCGCCTCCTTCGCGGGACTGAGCATGTACGTCGAGCTCGGCCGCGGCCAGGACTACTCCTGGAGCGCGACGACGTCCGGCCAGGACATCATCGACACCTACGCCGTCGAGCTGTGCCAGGACGACTTCCACTACCTCTACCACGGCACCTGTACCGCCATGGACAAGGTCGAGCGGTCCAACTCCTGGAAGCCGACCACGGCCGACGGCACCGCGGCGGGTTCCTACCGCATGCAGGTCTACCGGACCAAGTACGGTCCCGTGGAGTACCGCGCGACGGTCGGTGGCAAGAAGGTCGCCTACACCACCCTGCGCTCCTCCTACATGCACGAGGCCGACTCGATCATCGGCTTCCAGATGCTCAACGACCCGGACTACGTGAAGAGCCCCGCGACCTTCCAGAGCGCGGTGCAGCACATCAACTACACCTTCAACTGGTTCTACGCCGACTCCGCGCACACCGCTTACTACAACAGTGGCGACAACCCGGTACGGGCGAGCGGTGTCGACGCCGAGTTCCCGGTCTGGGCGCAGGCCCCCTACGAGTGGCAGAACTGGGATCCGGCCACGAACACCGCCGCCTACACCCCGGCGTCCGCCCACCCCAACTCCACCGACCAGGACTACTACATCTCCTGGAACAACAAGCAGGCCAAGGACTACACCACGGCGCCGTGGGGCGACGGTTCCGTGCACCGCGGCAACCTCCTGGAGGACCGGGTGAAGAAGCTGGTCGCCGCGGGCGGGGTGACCAGGTCCTCGCTGACCAGGGCGATGGCCGACGCGGCGCTGGCCGACCTGCGGGCCGAGGACGTGCTGCCGAAGCTGCTCCAGGTCGTCAGGAGTTCGCCGGTCACCGACACCACGGCCGCCGCCGCGGTGACCAAGCTGTCCGACTGGGTGACGGCCGGGGCCCGGCGCAAGGAGACGTCGGCCGGCTCGAAGACCTACGGCAACGCCGACGCGATCCGCATCCTGGACGCCTGGTGGCCGCTGCTGGTCAAGGCCGAGTTCACGCCGGGTCTCGGCACCGACCTCTACACCGCCTTCACCGCCAACCTGCCCGTCGACGAGTCGCCGTCGGCGGCGCACGGCCCGACCGGCGCGCACGCGGGCAGCTCCTTCCAGTACGGCTGGTGGAGTTATGTCGACAAGGACATCAGGGCGGTGCTGGGCCGGCCGGTCCAGGGCGGGCTGGCGCAGAAGTACTGCGGCGGCGGCAGCCTGAGCGCCTGCCGGGACATCCTGATCAGCACGCTCAAGACGGCCTCGGGCCTGACCGCCGCCCAGGTCTACCCCGGGGACGACCAGTGCTCGGCGGGTGACCAGTGGTGCGCCGACTCGATCGTCCAGCGGGCGCTCGGCGGCATCAAGCACGGCAGGATCACCTGGCAGAACCGGCCGACGTACCAGCAGGTCGTGGAGTACACGTCGCACCGCTGA
- a CDS encoding RNA ligase (ATP) codes for MSTLRVTAEVLTVHEHPNADALELAQVGLYRAVVAKGAYRTGETALYIPEQSVLPPALIEELGLTGRLAGSSSDRVRAVRLRGELSQGIVCRPKALAGVDLDRAATDGTDFAPALGIVKWVPPIPPTMSGEIESAPGLLPWVDIENIQRYPDIFVPGEPVVLTEKLHGSACLVTHLADEARAHVSSKGFGAKSLALKEDPRNLYWRAAHGHGVARAAARLAERLGARRVGIFGEVYGAGVQDLSYGADGRRESLGYAVFDVSAEIDGEIRWLDPAALLEGELPLVPRLYEGPYAIDRVLEAASGRETVSGRALHLREGVVIRPATERYSPVTGGRAIAKAVSPAYLTRKGGTEYE; via the coding sequence ATGTCGACGCTGCGCGTCACCGCCGAAGTACTGACCGTCCACGAGCACCCGAACGCCGACGCGCTCGAACTGGCCCAGGTGGGTCTGTACCGGGCCGTCGTCGCCAAGGGCGCCTACCGCACCGGCGAGACGGCGCTCTACATCCCCGAGCAGTCCGTGCTCCCGCCCGCGCTGATCGAGGAGCTGGGCCTGACCGGACGGCTCGCGGGCAGCTCGTCGGACCGGGTCAGGGCCGTACGACTGCGCGGGGAGCTGTCGCAGGGCATCGTCTGCCGTCCGAAGGCGCTGGCCGGTGTCGACCTGGACCGTGCCGCCACGGACGGCACCGACTTCGCGCCGGCGCTCGGCATCGTCAAATGGGTGCCCCCGATCCCGCCCACCATGAGCGGCGAGATCGAGTCCGCGCCCGGACTGCTGCCCTGGGTCGACATCGAGAACATCCAGCGGTACCCGGACATCTTCGTACCGGGCGAACCCGTCGTGCTGACGGAGAAGCTGCACGGCTCGGCCTGTCTGGTGACCCACCTCGCGGACGAGGCACGCGCGCACGTGTCCTCCAAGGGCTTCGGGGCCAAGTCGCTGGCGCTCAAGGAGGATCCGCGCAATCTGTACTGGCGCGCCGCGCACGGACACGGGGTCGCGCGGGCCGCGGCCCGGCTCGCCGAGCGGCTCGGCGCACGCCGGGTCGGGATCTTCGGTGAGGTGTACGGGGCGGGCGTACAGGACCTCTCCTACGGCGCGGACGGCCGCCGCGAGTCCCTCGGCTACGCCGTGTTCGACGTGTCCGCGGAGATCGACGGCGAGATCCGCTGGCTGGACCCGGCGGCGCTGCTGGAGGGCGAACTGCCCCTGGTACCAAGGCTGTACGAGGGCCCGTACGCCATCGACCGGGTCCTGGAGGCCGCCTCGGGCCGGGAGACGGTCTCCGGCCGCGCACTGCACCTGCGCGAAGGCGTGGTCATCCGGCCCGCGACCGAGCGGTACAGCCCGGTGACGGGCGGCCGGGCCATCGCGAAGGCGGTCAGCCCGGCGTATCTGACCCGCAAGGGCGGCACGGAG
- a CDS encoding exo-beta-N-acetylmuramidase NamZ family protein, producing the protein MRLSRRALLTATAAAGLTAVPAAMTGTAVPTAMTAASTGHPVRTGFERLRGDGYALLHGRRVGIVTNPTGVTADVRHIVDVMHADARVNLVAVFGPEHGFRGTAQAGGSEGRYDDPATGLPVYDTYLKSGQPLADVFTASGVDTVVFDIQDAGARFYTYIWTLYDCMEAARLAGKRFVVLDRPNPVTGRAALGPVLHKEFASFVGRQPIAQAHGMTVAELARLFNAEFLTKPVALDTVQMSGWKRADFYDASGLPWVPPSPNMPTADTALVYSGTCLFEGTNLSEGRGTTRPFELLGAEGLDGRWAGAVGGLGLPGVHFREAYFAPTFSKFAGTTIGGVQIHVHDRAAFDPVRTGIALLVTARKVWSGFAWRSDNWIDKLTGSTGVRTMIDAGATADEVVASWRDELEAFRRTRKAHLLYA; encoded by the coding sequence ATGCGCCTCTCCCGACGAGCCCTTCTCACGGCCACCGCGGCGGCCGGCCTGACGGCGGTCCCCGCCGCCATGACCGGGACGGCGGTCCCCACCGCCATGACCGCGGCGTCCACCGGCCACCCCGTCCGCACCGGCTTCGAGCGCCTCCGGGGCGACGGCTACGCGCTCCTGCACGGCCGCAGGGTCGGGATCGTGACGAACCCCACCGGCGTCACCGCGGACGTGCGCCACATCGTCGACGTCATGCACGCCGACGCCCGGGTGAACCTGGTCGCCGTCTTCGGCCCGGAGCACGGCTTCCGCGGCACCGCGCAGGCGGGCGGCTCGGAGGGCCGCTACGACGACCCGGCGACCGGACTGCCCGTCTACGACACCTATCTCAAGAGCGGGCAGCCGCTCGCCGACGTCTTCACCGCCTCCGGCGTGGACACCGTGGTCTTCGACATCCAGGACGCGGGCGCGCGCTTCTACACGTACATCTGGACGCTGTACGACTGCATGGAGGCGGCCCGGCTGGCGGGCAAGCGCTTCGTGGTGCTGGACCGGCCGAACCCGGTGACCGGACGGGCCGCCCTGGGGCCGGTGCTGCACAAGGAGTTCGCGAGCTTCGTCGGCCGGCAGCCGATCGCGCAGGCCCACGGGATGACGGTGGCGGAGCTGGCGCGGCTGTTCAACGCCGAGTTCCTGACGAAGCCGGTGGCGCTGGACACCGTCCAGATGTCGGGCTGGAAACGGGCGGACTTCTACGACGCCTCCGGCCTCCCCTGGGTGCCGCCGAGTCCGAACATGCCGACGGCCGACACCGCTCTGGTGTACTCCGGTACCTGTCTCTTCGAGGGGACGAACCTGTCGGAGGGACGGGGCACCACACGGCCGTTCGAACTGCTCGGCGCGGAGGGCCTGGACGGCCGGTGGGCCGGGGCGGTCGGTGGCCTGGGGCTGCCGGGCGTGCACTTCAGGGAGGCCTATTTCGCCCCCACCTTCTCCAAGTTCGCGGGCACGACCATCGGCGGCGTGCAGATCCATGTGCACGACCGGGCGGCGTTCGACCCCGTCCGAACCGGCATCGCGCTCCTGGTGACCGCCAGGAAGGTCTGGAGCGGCTTCGCCTGGCGCTCCGACAACTGGATCGACAAACTGACCGGCTCCACCGGCGTGCGCACCATGATCGACGCGGGGGCGACGGCCGACGAGGTCGTGGCGTCCTGGCGGGACGAACTGGAGGCCTTCCGGCGGACCCGGAAGGCCCATCTGCTCTACGCCTGA
- a CDS encoding SDR family oxidoreductase has protein sequence MVEAVQDAGVVVTGAGGGIGAALARRFAAEGARVVVNDLDADKARAVADEIGGTAVPGDASTIVTEARDALGGTIDVYCANAGVASGGTEAAGEQVWELAWDVNVMAHVRAAHELLPAWLERGSGRFVSTVSAAGLLTMIGAAPYSVTKHGAYAFAEWLSLTYRHRGLKVHAICPQGVRTDMLDATGSAGDLVLQPTAIEPEDVANALFAGIEEDRFLILPHTEVAGYYQVRAAEPDRWLTNMNHIQQKWEAGR, from the coding sequence ATGGTGGAAGCCGTGCAGGATGCGGGAGTGGTCGTCACCGGTGCGGGAGGCGGCATCGGAGCCGCGCTGGCCCGCCGCTTCGCCGCCGAGGGAGCCAGAGTCGTCGTCAACGACCTCGACGCCGACAAGGCCCGTGCCGTGGCCGACGAGATCGGCGGCACCGCGGTCCCCGGCGACGCGTCCACGATCGTGACCGAGGCCCGGGACGCCCTCGGCGGCACGATCGACGTCTACTGCGCCAACGCGGGCGTCGCCTCGGGCGGCACCGAGGCGGCCGGCGAGCAGGTCTGGGAGCTCGCCTGGGACGTCAACGTGATGGCCCACGTCCGCGCCGCCCACGAGCTGCTCCCGGCCTGGCTGGAGCGCGGCAGTGGCCGGTTCGTCTCCACCGTCTCCGCCGCCGGACTGCTCACGATGATCGGCGCCGCGCCCTACAGCGTCACCAAGCACGGCGCGTACGCCTTCGCCGAGTGGCTGTCGCTGACCTACCGCCACCGGGGCCTGAAGGTGCACGCGATCTGCCCGCAGGGGGTGCGCACCGACATGCTCGACGCCACCGGCAGCGCGGGCGACCTGGTGCTCCAGCCGACCGCCATCGAGCCGGAGGACGTCGCGAACGCCCTCTTCGCGGGGATCGAGGAGGACCGCTTCCTGATCCTGCCGCACACCGAGGTGGCCGGCTACTACCAGGTGCGGGCGGCGGAACCGGACCGCTGGCTGACGAACATGAACCACATCCAGCAGAAGTGGGAGGCGGGCCGGTGA
- a CDS encoding DUF202 domain-containing protein, with translation MTAPVPERDPGLQPERTRLAWRRTTLSSTVAAVLAAKAALHGGPSATGVVAGVLCGALWLGFLAIANRRIRALAASGPAGPPTLAPRQAAAATLCTVALAVCAAALVF, from the coding sequence ATGACCGCGCCCGTCCCGGAGCGGGATCCGGGACTGCAGCCGGAGCGCACCCGGCTCGCGTGGCGGCGCACGACCCTGTCGAGCACCGTCGCCGCGGTGCTGGCGGCGAAGGCGGCACTGCACGGCGGACCTTCGGCGACCGGTGTCGTGGCCGGTGTCCTGTGCGGCGCGCTGTGGCTGGGATTCCTGGCGATCGCGAACCGCCGCATCCGGGCGCTGGCCGCGTCCGGCCCCGCCGGGCCGCCCACTCTCGCACCGCGGCAGGCCGCGGCCGCGACCCTGTGCACGGTCGCGCTCGCGGTCTGCGCGGCGGCACTGGTCTTCTGA
- a CDS encoding TetR/AcrR family transcriptional regulator, whose product MPRTTDGDGTPVPQRLLAAATRLFAEQGYDRTSVQEIVEAAGVTKGALYHYFGSKDDLLHEVYARVLRIQQERLDAFADSDAPVEERVRGAAADVVVTTIDNLDDASIFFRSMHHLGPEKLKQVRSERRRYHERFRALIEEGQKKGVFSTATPADLVVDYHFGSVHHLSTWYSPDGPLTPQEVADHLADLLLRALRP is encoded by the coding sequence GTGCCCAGAACGACGGACGGCGACGGTACGCCCGTCCCGCAGCGACTCCTGGCCGCCGCCACCCGGCTCTTCGCCGAGCAGGGCTACGACCGGACCTCCGTGCAGGAGATCGTCGAGGCGGCAGGCGTCACCAAGGGGGCGCTGTACCACTACTTCGGCTCGAAGGACGACCTCCTGCACGAGGTGTACGCACGCGTGCTGCGCATCCAGCAGGAGCGGCTGGACGCGTTCGCGGACTCCGACGCGCCGGTGGAGGAGCGTGTCCGGGGCGCGGCGGCCGACGTGGTCGTCACCACCATCGACAACCTCGACGACGCCTCGATCTTCTTCCGGTCGATGCATCACCTCGGCCCGGAGAAGCTCAAGCAGGTACGGTCCGAGCGGCGCCGCTACCACGAGCGGTTCCGCGCGCTGATCGAGGAGGGCCAGAAGAAGGGCGTCTTCTCCACGGCCACCCCGGCGGACCTGGTCGTCGACTACCACTTCGGCTCCGTGCACCATCTGTCGACGTGGTACAGCCCCGACGGCCCGCTCACGCCCCAGGAGGTCGCCGACCACCTGGCGGACCTGCTGCTGCGCGCACTGCGCCCGTAG
- a CDS encoding acyl-CoA dehydrogenase family protein, translating to MDFAFDARTGELRDRLLAFMDEYVYPAETVAEEQRALLASPWDTPAVVGELKAEARRQGLWNLFLPDAEHGAGLTNLQYAPLAEITGRSPHLAPTALNCAAPDTGNMEVLAQFGDERQKKQWLEPLLAGEIRSAFAMTEPEVASSDATNITTRIERDGDEYVVTGRKWYISGAMNPDCRIFIVMGKTDPDGPDIRRQQSMVLVPRDTPGVEVRRAMQVYGYEDHSHGGHAEVVFHGARVPVTNLVGEEGGGFAIAQARLGPGRIHHCMRLIGMAERAIELMCRRAVSRTAFGKPLAQQGVVQNWIADARVAVEQLRLLVLKTAWMMDTVGNKGAHTEIQAIKIATPRTVVDVLDKAVQLHGAGGVSQDFPLAELWASARTLMLADGPDEVHQRSLARREIKKYV from the coding sequence ATGGACTTCGCATTCGACGCGCGCACCGGGGAACTGCGGGACAGGCTGCTCGCCTTCATGGACGAGTACGTGTATCCGGCGGAGACGGTGGCGGAGGAGCAGCGCGCCCTGCTGGCCTCGCCGTGGGACACGCCCGCCGTGGTCGGGGAGTTGAAGGCCGAGGCACGCAGGCAGGGCCTGTGGAATCTCTTCCTGCCCGACGCCGAGCACGGCGCCGGGCTCACCAACCTCCAGTACGCGCCGCTCGCCGAGATCACCGGCCGCAGCCCGCACCTGGCGCCGACCGCGCTGAACTGCGCGGCGCCGGACACCGGCAACATGGAGGTGCTCGCGCAGTTCGGCGACGAGCGGCAGAAGAAGCAGTGGCTGGAGCCGCTGCTCGCCGGTGAGATCCGCTCGGCGTTCGCGATGACCGAACCGGAGGTGGCCTCCTCCGACGCCACCAACATCACCACGCGCATCGAGCGGGACGGCGACGAGTACGTCGTCACCGGCCGCAAGTGGTACATCTCCGGGGCGATGAACCCGGACTGCCGGATCTTCATCGTGATGGGCAAGACGGATCCGGACGGGCCGGACATCCGCCGCCAGCAGTCCATGGTGCTGGTCCCGCGCGACACGCCGGGAGTCGAAGTCCGGCGCGCCATGCAGGTGTACGGCTACGAGGACCACTCCCACGGCGGGCACGCGGAGGTCGTCTTCCACGGGGCGCGGGTGCCCGTGACCAACCTGGTCGGCGAGGAGGGGGGCGGCTTCGCGATCGCCCAGGCGCGGCTCGGACCCGGCCGCATCCACCACTGCATGCGGCTGATCGGCATGGCCGAGCGGGCGATCGAGCTGATGTGCAGGCGGGCGGTGTCCCGCACGGCGTTCGGCAAGCCGCTGGCCCAGCAGGGCGTGGTCCAGAACTGGATCGCCGACGCGCGGGTCGCCGTCGAGCAGCTGCGGCTGCTGGTGCTGAAGACCGCGTGGATGATGGACACGGTCGGCAACAAGGGTGCCCACACCGAGATCCAGGCCATCAAGATCGCCACCCCGCGCACGGTCGTCGACGTCCTCGACAAGGCGGTGCAGCTGCACGGTGCGGGGGGTGTGAGTCAGGACTTCCCGCTCGCCGAGTTGTGGGCGAGTGCGCGGACGCTGATGCTCGCCGACGGCCCGGACGAGGTGCACCAGCGGTCGCTGGCGCGGCGGGAGATCAAGAAGTACGTGTGA
- a CDS encoding phosphotransferase family protein produces MSPDHPPGLDLDRLRGLLDGELPGLTHGPLTGRLIEGGRSNLTYAVTDGTTRWVVRRPPLGHVLATAHDMKREHRVISALHPTAVPVPRPVLLCEDVEVLGAPFYVMEFVDGTPYRTAEQLAPLGPRRTRDAVLGLVDTLVELHAVDPAEVGLADFGRPEGFLDRQLRRWGKQLDASRNRELAGIDELHAALGRALPHSPAPTVVHGDYRLDNVLIGDDDRIRAILDWEMSTLGDPLTDLGLLVMYSAPLELPDSPISTTASAAGHPDPAEIVERYAARSGRDASDVAWYTAFAWFKLAVILEGIHYRYTLGQTVGAGFDRIGDLVPFFIEHGLTTLQEG; encoded by the coding sequence ATGAGTCCCGACCACCCGCCAGGTCTCGATCTCGACCGGCTGCGCGGCCTGCTCGACGGCGAGCTGCCCGGTCTGACGCACGGCCCGCTGACCGGCCGGCTGATCGAGGGCGGACGGTCGAACCTCACCTACGCGGTCACGGACGGCACCACGCGATGGGTCGTACGGCGGCCTCCGCTCGGCCATGTACTGGCCACCGCGCACGACATGAAGCGCGAACACCGGGTGATCAGCGCACTGCACCCGACGGCCGTCCCGGTGCCGCGCCCGGTGCTGCTGTGCGAGGACGTGGAGGTGCTGGGCGCGCCGTTCTACGTCATGGAGTTCGTGGACGGCACGCCGTACCGCACCGCCGAGCAGCTCGCGCCGCTCGGCCCGCGGCGTACCCGGGACGCGGTGCTCGGACTGGTCGACACGCTCGTCGAACTGCACGCCGTGGACCCCGCCGAGGTGGGCCTCGCCGACTTCGGCCGCCCCGAAGGCTTCCTGGACCGGCAACTGCGGCGCTGGGGAAAGCAGTTGGACGCCTCCAGAAACCGTGAGCTCGCCGGGATCGACGAGCTGCACGCGGCCCTGGGCCGCGCGCTGCCGCACTCCCCTGCGCCCACCGTCGTGCACGGCGACTACCGGCTCGACAACGTGCTGATCGGCGACGACGACCGGATCAGGGCGATCCTGGACTGGGAGATGTCCACGCTCGGCGATCCGCTGACCGACCTGGGCCTGCTGGTGATGTACAGCGCGCCCCTGGAACTGCCCGACTCCCCCATCAGCACGACCGCTTCGGCCGCCGGACACCCGGACCCGGCGGAGATCGTCGAACGGTACGCCGCGCGCTCGGGGCGCGACGCGTCCGACGTCGCCTGGTACACGGCGTTCGCCTGGTTCAAGCTCGCCGTGATCCTGGAGGGCATCCACTACCGCTACACGCTCGGTCAGACGGTCGGCGCGGGCTTCGACCGCATCGGTGACCTCGTGCCGTTCTTCATCGAGCACGGCCTGACCACTCTTCAGGAAGGCTGA